One window of Dysidea avara chromosome 11, odDysAvar1.4, whole genome shotgun sequence genomic DNA carries:
- the LOC136239323 gene encoding CUGBP Elav-like family member 3: MAALPPMEFGSVGGQQQSSQAPPSPEALQVADKDPDAIKLFVGQVPKTMQEDDLRPYLEPFGAIYELTILRDKVQGTHKGCAFVTFCTKDSAETAMNDLHNERTLPGMSRPMQVKPAGTDQRSEELRKIFVGMLSKTCNDQDLKDMFQEFGPVEEVTVLRNHDTTSKGCAFVKLPSRNMAQAAINKMHGSRIMPGASAPLVVKYADTERERQARRMQKAMQQMMQMNPLALGAAHVYNPYFYSQGIDLSYADTLQMAAAAHGLGMHNSYNGGQPGSLLSPTSPTHAGSSLSPSSGSTGGLPSPGLSLPNIGNLSLGSSLNSSLNSTLGGTYTDPLSAAASYSPTIPQQYNGTAAAAATFSPGGYMFGVPQIAAGQQLAQQIPQKEGPEGCNLFIYHLPQEVTDDMLMSLFLPFGNIISAKVYVDRNTKQSKCFGFVSYDNPMSAQSAIQAMNGYEVLTKKLKVQLKNKKKLLPPQVVPPTINTVTSSF, encoded by the exons ATGGCGGCGTTGCCTCCTATGGAGTTCGGGTCGGTAGGAGGACAGCAGCAATCTTCTCAAGCGCCACCTTCACCCGAAGCGCTGCAAGTAGCCGATAAAGACCCGGACGCCATTAAACTGTTCGTGGGGCAGGTACCCAAAACTATGCAAGAAGATGACTTACGACCTTACCTGGAACCATTTGGCGCCATTTACGAGCTAACTATTTTACGAGACAAAGTTCAGGGGACTCATAAAG GATGCGCGTTTGTAACATTCTGCACTAAGGACAGTGCAGAGACCGCAATGAATGATTTACACAATGAGAGAACACTTCCTGGG ATGTCAAGACCTATGCAAGTAAAGCCAGCTGGGACTGATCAACGTTCAG AAGAGTTACGGAAGATCTTTGTGGGAATGTTGAGCAAAACATGTAATGATCAGGATCTTAAGGACATGTTCCAAGAGTTTGGACCAGTTGAGGAGGTCACTGTATTACGTAACCATGACACCACCAGCAAAG GATGTGCATTTGTCAAACTACCTAGTCGTAATATGGCACAGGCAGCTATTAATAAGATGCACGGCTCTCGTATTATGCCA GGTGCTAGTGCTCCGCTGGTAGTGAAATATGCTGACACAGAACGGGAGAGACAAGCTCGTCGCATGCAGAAGGCTATGCAACAGATGATGCAGATGAACCCGTTAGCATTAGGAGCTGCGCATGTCTATAACCCATATTTCTATTCCCAG GGTATTGACCTGTCTTATGCTGATACT TTACAGATGGCAGCAGCTGCGCATGGTCTTGGAATGCACAACAGTTATAATGGTGGTCAACCTGGTAGCCTACTCAGCCCCACCTCCCCAACACATGCTGGTTCATCATTATCACCAAGTAGTGGTAGTACTGGGGGATTACCCTCACCTG GTCTCAGCCTACCAAATATAGGCAATCTCAGTTTGGGCTCATCTCTCAATAGTTCACTCAACTCTACCCTAGGGGGCACTTATACTGATCCATTATCAGCAGCAGCATCTTACTCCCCGACAATACCTCAGCAATATAATGGAACAGCAGCTGCTGCAGCTACCTTCTCCCCTGGTGGATACATGTTTGGAGTACCACAAATTGCAGCTGGACAACAACTAGCACAGCAGATACCTCAAAAAgaag GTCCAGAAGGCTGTAACTTGTTCATCTACCATCTTCCTCAAGAAGTTACAGATGACATGTTAATGTCATTATTTCTACCCTTTGGCAATATTATCAGTGCTAAGGTCTACGTTGATCGGAACACAAAACAGAGTAAATGTTTTG GTTTTGTCAGCTATGATAATCCCATGTCTGCGCAGTCCGCCATACAAGCAATGAATGGGTATGAAGTACTAACTAAGAAACTTAAAGTTCAGctaaagaacaaaaaaaaattattgcctCCTCAAGTTGTTCCCCCCACAATTAATACCGTCACCTCGTCCTTTTAA
- the LOC136239321 gene encoding tudor and KH domain-containing protein-like has protein sequence MGIITNNRKVLLLLVPASLFTLLIWLWRYRHKASLRAPLSKDAASRSGDVTKEISIASQMVGFVIGRQGSKVKELETQTNTKIRFREVSDGKVAMVTGQLECVEKAIEAIQMVVKEKNEKKQVKRVELVIPSHAIGRLIGKQGSNIVAMQKESGARISVDRGSGATRSCTITGNNDQVTRGVALVEQSLAESQAALHRSHLNKKLRDDGNKKYGEHRPQKSGHVKHHQPNITHLVPSTLPHCSDFFPAVVSHVTQRGHIWIQPISEGADALNNLCDGMTDLYSKMAVTDQQLMDPMIGSFCAAPFTVDGQWYRAQVVAIKSTTVHLLFVDYGDSEWHPIGALKVLFPQFCTLPIQATECELGGVAMPAGGWSSEAIQLIEEVTMCAKWDPVMVKVLDYSSKPPLVTIVNTSGDQDVSMSCELNRLIQSPDQDQLVCEEPITVEQVSQLESDMENALNHLDDQHTGQDDQLRLQDDGQDQQAGSNEVTHLKFLNTQNEDQRNGQVDQNEVVRVHQENGQGDQGYEVQAVNITFESSDSDDGDHVMVEYEEGGVVTSTSWTLHTPSV, from the exons ATGGGTATTATTACAAACAACAGAAAAGTTTTGCTGTTGCTCGTCCCAGCCTCGCTGTTTACTTTGCTAATCTGGTTGTGGAGATATCGCCATAAAGCTAGTTTACGGGCGCCGCTTTCTAAAGATGCGGCTAGCAGAAGTGGTGACGTCACTAAAGAAATTTCCATTGCTAGTCAAATGGTAGGATTTGTAATTGGTCGTCAAGGCAGCAAGGTGAAGGAATTGGAAACTCAAACAAATACTAAAATACGTTTCCGAGAAGTCAGCGATGGAAAGGTTGCCATGGTTACTGGTCAACTAGAGTGTGTGGAAAAGGCAATAGAAGCCATTCAAATGGTGGTTAAAGAGAAAAATGAAAAGAAACAAGTCAAACGAGTTGAACTGGTAATACCAAGCCATGCTATTGGTCGGCTGATTGGTAAACAAGGCTCCAACATTGTTGCTATGCAGAAGGAGAGTGGAGCACGTATTAGTGTTGATAGAGGTAGTGGTGCAACAAGATCATGTACTATAACAGGTAACAATGACCAAGTGACAAGAGGTGTAGCGttagtagaacagtcattagCTGAGTCACAGGCAGCACTTCATCGGAGCCATTTGAACAAGAAGTTAAGAGATGATGGCAACAAGAAATATGGTGAACATCGACCACAGAAGAGTGGACATGTTAAACATCATCAACCAAACATCACTCATTTGGTACCCTCCACACTACCTCATTGTAGTGACTTCTTCCCAGCTGTAGTGAGTCATGTGACCCAACGTGGTCACATCTGGATACAACCAATCAGTGAAGGTGCTGATGCCCTTAACAACCTATGTGATGGCATGACAGActtgtactccaagatggctGTCACTGATCAGCAATTGATGGATCCTATGATTGGTAGCTTTTGTGCCG CGCCTTTCACGGTGGATGGACAATGGTACAGAGCACAAGTGGTGGCAATCAAGTCAACTACCGTACATTTACTCTTTGTCGATTATGGGGACAGTGAGTGGCATCCGATAGGAGCTCTGAAGGTGCTGTT TCCTCAGTTCTGCACCTTACCGATACAAGCTACTGAGTGTGAACTTGGGGGTGTGGCTATGCCTGCAGGTGGGTGGAGCAGTGAAGCCATACAACTAATAGAGGAGGTTACAATGTGCGCTAAATGGGACCCTGTCATGGTGAAGGTGTTAGACTACTCCAGTAAACCCCCACTGGTTACCATAGTGAATACTAGTGGGGACCAG GATGTTAGTATGTCATGTGAGCTGAACCGGTTAATCCAGTCACCAGACCAGGATCAACTGGTATGTGAGGAACCTATCACCGTGGAGCAAGTGTCTCAATTGGAGTCTGACATGGAAAATGCTCTAAATCATCTTGATGATCAGCATACTGGTCAGGATGATCAACTAAGACTTCAAGATGATGGTCAAGATCAACAGGCTGGTTCAAATGAGGTCACACATCTCAAGTTTCTTAACACTCAAAATGAAGATCAACGTAATGGACAAGTTGACCAAAACGAGGTTGTGCGTGTCCATCAAGAGAATGGTCAAGGTGATCAAGGGTACGAAGTACAAGCAGTCAACATAACATTTGAATCATCAGACAGTGACGACGGTGATCATGTGATGGTAGAGTATGAGGAAGGAGGTGTGGTCACAAGTACTTCATGGACACTACACACCCCCAGTGTATGA
- the LOC136239324 gene encoding fumarylacetoacetase-like yields the protein MSFVQVPADSDFPLQNLPYGVFSTRNEPRPRIGVAIGNHILDLSKVTHLFTGPQLLANQDALKSETLNKFMSLGRPAWKEARETIRHILSAQEAVLRDDKELQSRCLVLQSDAVMHLPAAIGNYTDFYSSIDHARNVGTMFRGPENALMPNWLHLPVGYHGRASSVVVSGTPIRRPRGQTRPDADKPPQFGPCKLLDFELEMAYFIGPGNQLGEPIPVDKACDHIFGLVIMNDWSARDIQKWEYQPLGPFLAKNFGTTISPWVVTMDALEPFIIDNCKQELTPLPYLVHNYPFTFNIELKVGIQADNMATPTTVCTSNMKNLYWTLAQQLAHHSITGCNMTTGDLLATGTISGQTPDSYGSMLELSWRGSKPVAIGNGDTRKFIRDGDNVVMTACCHGDGYKIGFGQCAGKILPALQ from the exons ATGTCATTTGTGCAGGTTCCAGCAGACAGTGACTTTCCTTTACAAAACTTGCCCTATGGCGTGTTCTCTACCAGAAATGAG CCACGCCCTCGTATTGGTGTTGCTATTGGGAACCACATTCTGGACCTGTCTAAAGTGACCCACCTCTTCACTGGTCCGCAACTTTTAGCGAATCAGGATGCTTTAAAATCC GAAACACTAAACAAATTCATGTCACTTGGTCGTCCAGCATGGAAGGAGGCCAGGGAAACCATACGACACATCCTCTCAGCCCAAGAG GCAGTGTTACGAGATGACAAGGAATTACAATCAAG GTGTCTGGTCCTACAATCGGATGCTGTGATGCACCTCCCAGCTGCAATAGGCAACTATACTGACTTCTACTCTTCCATAGATCACGCTCGTAACGTTGGAACAATGTTCCGAGGACCAGAGAATGCTCTGATGCCAAACTG GCTCCACCTACCTGTTGGTTACCATGGTAGAGCATCATCTGTTGTCGTGTCTGGCACTCCTATCCGTCGGCCGAGGGGACAAACTCGACCTGATGCTG ACAAACCCCCTCAGTTTGGACCTTGTAAACTGCTGGACTTTGAACTGGAGATG GCATACTTTATTGGTCCTGGCAACCAGCTAGGTGAACCTATACCTGTTGATAAG GCTTGTGATCACATATTTGGTCTGGTGATCATGAATGACTGGAGTG CTAGGGACATACAGAAATGGGAGTATCAACCATTAGGACCATTTCTTGCTAAGAACTTTGGTACTACGATATCACCATGGGTGGTCACCATGGATGCACTGGAGCCATTTATCATTGACAACTGTAAACAA GAACTAACACCATTACCATATTTGGTTCACAATTATCCCTTCACGTTTAATATTGAGTTGAAAGTTGGTATCCAAG CGGACAATATGGCCACACCCACTACAGTTTGTACATCAAACATGAAG AACCTCTACTGGACATTAGCTCAACAGTTAGCTCATCACTCCATCACTGGGTGTAATATGACGACTGGTGACCTACTGGCTACTGGAACTATTAGTGGACAG ACACCAGACTCTTACGGATCAATGTTGGAGTTGTCATGGCGAGGGAGTAAGCCGGTTGCTATTGGAAATGGTGACACTAGGAAGTTTATTCGAGATGGAGACAATGTTGTCATGACAGcatgttgtcatggtgatggtTACAAGATTGGATTTGGACAATGTGCTGGAAAGATTCTGCCTGCTTTGCAGTAA
- the LOC136239327 gene encoding disintegrin and metalloproteinase domain-containing protein 10-like, which produces MNFTCPTPASRDRPCDSNRSYCENGTCTGSYCIALGLEGCECSAKDEKCSVCCYVNGTCTSTTVLANLPQYATLLPDDGLTTAPGGVCNDNEGYCDFLGNCRPTASEGALSRLAGALFGSDAVDTVIEWVEDMWWAVLLIALGVLLFLFAIVFFVQLILPTPAHVKARKERQKQAKGRS; this is translated from the exons ATGAATTTCACCTGTCCCACCCCAGCCTCACGTGATCGACCTTGTGATAGCAACAGAAGTTATTGTGAAAATGGAACTTGTACTGGATCTTACTGTATAGCTCTTGGTCTGGAGGGCTGTGAGTGCTCTGCAAAAGACGAGAAATGTAGTGTGTGTTGCTATgtcaatggaacttgtacatcCACTACTGTTTTGGCTAACTTGCCACAATACGC TACACTACTACCCGATGATGGCCTGACCACGGCCCCTGGAGGAGTGTGTAATGATAATGAAGGGTATTGTGATTTCCTTGGTAACTGTCGACCAACAGCCTCAGAGGGGGCATTATCAAGACTAGCTGGTGCCTTATTTGGTAGTGACGCAGTGGACACTGTGATAGAATGGGTGGAGGATATGTGGTGGGCTGTACTGCTGATTGCCCTCGGGGTATTGCTCTTCCTGTTTGCTATTGTCTTCTTTGTACAACTGATACTGCCCACTCCTGCACATGTTAAGGCCAGGAAAGAGAGACAGAAACAAGCTAAAGGACGTTCTTAG
- the LOC136239322 gene encoding disintegrin and metalloproteinase domain-containing protein 10-like, with amino-acid sequence MMCKNLLVIFVTICLIVTGSEGNRLNDYIKHYEPLSYDSDALMDEHTRLTRSASGPSHLQLHFSALGRSFKLRLYQGSPSLTSDAVVMVDDKPVTHYKSLLYHGVDEDDSSVRVHGNMAMGVFSGQIHTSDETYFIEPSSRYVRGTEAHSVIYRSSDVVMPEGGGTCGHSNEDIYKHLAKKSTITKSQKRVTRQSNSTNTRCELKVIADDQYYNMITSELGNDPSLKQAVVISFMTAYVDAVREIYERTNFGGQLGITFAIANLIVETEPSPPFDRPNLGVEAFLDFHSQADYSDFCLSYRFTARDFDGGVLGLAYIGKLPNSGSVGGICENVRPGPQTLNTGIVTIVNYEREVPQLVVQLTFAHEIGHNFGSEHDMTTSCSPGDENGGNYIMFSHASTGSQPNNDDFSQCSRDMMTRLITGKGQDAVNGCFTANEGAICGNEIVEDGEECDCGRDASGEFNNDTCCDCPSCTLPVSIVCSPSQGPCCSSSCLLLTNSTVCQAETECQEESVCKYPCFVCVCVYLCMHPPTSVPLRHGLQCISPASSSSDS; translated from the exons ATGATGTGTAAGAACTTGTTGGTGATATTCGTAACGATCTGTTTGATCGTGACTGGAAGCGAAG GTAACAGGCTGAATGACTACATTAAGCACTACGAGCCGTTGAGTTATGACTCTGACGCATTAATGGATGAACACACGCGGCTAACTCGCTCAGCGAGTGGCCCCAGTCATTTACAGTTGCACTTTAGCGCGCTTGGACGTTCGTTCAAGTTGCGCCTGTACCAGGGCTCTCCTAGTTTAACAAGTGACGCAGTAGTAATGGTGGATGACAAACCAGTGACTCATTATAAGTCGCTACTTTATCATGGAGTAGACGAAG ATGACTCAAGTGTCCGTGTTCATGGTAACATGGCTATGGGCGTGTTCTCAGGACAGATACACACTTCAGACGAGACCTACTTCATTGAGCCATCATCTCG GTATGTCCGTGGCACAGAGGCTCACTCAGTGATTTATCGATCATCAGATGTTGTTATGCCGGAAGGTGGGGGCACATGTGGACACAGCAATGAAGACATCTACAAACACCTTGCCAAAAAGAGCACCATCACCAAATCACAAAAACGTGTCACTCGACAATCAAACTCTACCAATACTCGCTGTGAGCTAAAGGTGATAGCTGATGATCAATACTACAACATGATTACAAGTGAACTTGGTAATGATCCTTCACTTAAACAAGCAGTTGTCATCAGCTTTATGACAGCATACGTTGATGCTGTTCGAGAGATTTATGAGAGAACCAACTTTGGTGGTCAATTAGGGATCACATTTGCCATTGCCAATCTAATTGTTGAAACTGAACCCTCTCCACCATTTGATCGCCCTAACCTTGGAGTGGAGGCTTTCCTTGATTTCCATTCCCAAGCAGACTATTCAGATTTTTGCTTGTCTTATCGTTTTACAGCTAGGGATTTTGATGGTGGAGTACTAGGCTTGGCTTATATTGGCAAATTGCCAAATTCGGGATCAGTTGGTGGTATTTGTGAGAATGTTCGACCAGGACCACAGACCCTTAACACTGGCATTGTCACTATTGTGAACTATGAAAGAGAAGTCCCTCAACTGGTAGTCCAGTTGACATTTGCTCATGAGATTGGACATAATTTTGGTTCTGAG CACGATATGACAACCAGTTGTAGTCCAGGTGATGAAAATGGCGGGAACTACATCATGTTCTCTCATGCCTCAACTGGCTCTCAACCTAACAATGATGATTTCTCTCAGTGTAGCCGAGATATGATGACAAGGTTGATTACTGGCAAAGGACAGGATGCAGTGAATGGCTGTTTcactg CCAACGAAGGAGCAATTTGTGGTAATGAGATTGTTGAAGATGGTGAAGAGTGTGATTGTGGACGAGATGCTAGTGGAGAATTCAACAATGACACTTGTTGTGATTGTCCATCATGTACCTTACCAGTTAGTATTGTTTGCAGCCCGTCCCAGGGACCATGTTGCTCATCCAGTTGTCTACTGCTTACTAATAGTACTGTATGTCAGGCTGAAACTGAGTGTCAAGAAGAATCTGTCTGCAAATATccttgttttgtgtgtgtgtgtgtgtacttgtgcaTGCACCCGCCCACATCTGTGCCCTTGAGACATGGCCTGCAGTGTATCAGTCCTGCCTCCAGTAGctctgactcatag